In Arthrobacter burdickii, one DNA window encodes the following:
- a CDS encoding isochorismatase family protein, with protein MTRALIIVDVQNDFCEGGSLAVQGGAQVAADISDHIDEQAGSYDYIVATQDWHIDPGSHFSETPDFIDSWPVHCVADTKGSDFHRDLDTESIDAVFRKGQFEAAYSGFEGVKAPDDEVPTGEQKLGGGAADVDEDPLTLDDWLRDHEVDDVVIAGLATDYCVRATALDALQAGYSVTVMADLTRGVHEDRSEDALDELESAGVELVR; from the coding sequence ATGACCCGCGCACTGATCATCGTGGATGTGCAGAACGACTTCTGCGAGGGCGGCTCGCTCGCCGTCCAGGGCGGAGCCCAGGTAGCGGCCGACATCAGCGACCACATCGACGAGCAGGCCGGCTCCTACGACTACATCGTCGCCACCCAGGACTGGCACATCGACCCGGGCAGCCACTTCTCCGAGACGCCCGACTTCATCGACTCCTGGCCCGTCCACTGCGTCGCCGACACGAAGGGCTCGGACTTCCACCGGGACCTCGACACCGAGAGCATCGACGCCGTGTTCCGCAAGGGACAGTTCGAGGCCGCCTACTCCGGTTTCGAGGGCGTGAAAGCGCCCGACGACGAAGTGCCGACGGGCGAGCAGAAGCTCGGCGGCGGAGCGGCGGACGTCGACGAGGATCCCCTTACCCTCGATGACTGGCTGCGCGACCACGAGGTCGACGACGTCGTCATCGCCGGCCTCGCCACCGACTACTGCGTCCGTGCCACCGCCCTGGACGCGCTGCAGGCCGGCTACTCGGTCACCGTGATGGCGGACCTGACCCGGGGTGTGCACGAGGACAGGTCCGAGGACGCACTGGACGAACTGGAGTCCGCGGGCGTCGAGCTCGTGCGCTAG
- a CDS encoding nicotinate phosphoribosyltransferase produces MVNAPNSALFTDQYELTMLQASLHSGAAHRRAVFEAFARRLPAGRRYGVVAGTGRLLESLATFRFDDVQLGFLSDHRIVDDATLAWLADFRFSGSISGYAEGEAYFPNSPILIVESSFAEACILETLILSILNHDSAIASAASRMTGAAADRPCIEMGSRRTHEESAVAAARAAIIGGFASTSNLEAGRRYGLPTVGTAAHSFTLLHDSERAAFEAQVASLGCGTSLLVDTYDVEQGVRTAVEVAGPELGAVRLDSGDLVAQARWVRELLDDLGNHNTKIVVTSDLDEFAIGLLAAAPVDSYGVGTSLVTGSGAPTAGMVYKLVSRQDDDGTFVSVAKAAMNKASVGGLKHALRRLDEHGTAEAEVVGIGISPADDGNDRPLMQEFVRDGVVLPGWTGPEAVVRAAERHRQSIAELPGAVRRLQRGEPVIPTEYEEAP; encoded by the coding sequence CTGGTGAACGCACCGAACAGCGCGCTCTTCACGGACCAGTACGAACTCACGATGCTGCAGGCCTCACTGCATTCGGGTGCCGCGCACCGCCGGGCAGTGTTCGAGGCCTTCGCCCGTCGCCTCCCCGCGGGACGGCGCTACGGGGTCGTCGCCGGCACCGGGCGCCTGCTGGAGTCGCTGGCCACCTTCCGGTTCGACGACGTGCAGCTCGGCTTCCTCAGCGACCACCGGATCGTCGACGATGCCACGCTCGCCTGGCTGGCCGACTTCCGCTTCTCCGGCTCCATCTCGGGCTATGCGGAGGGCGAGGCGTACTTCCCGAACTCCCCGATCCTCATCGTGGAATCGTCGTTCGCCGAGGCGTGCATCCTCGAGACCCTCATCCTGTCGATCCTCAACCATGACAGCGCCATCGCCTCCGCCGCCTCCCGCATGACGGGCGCGGCCGCCGACCGCCCCTGCATCGAGATGGGCTCGCGGCGCACGCACGAGGAGTCCGCCGTCGCCGCAGCACGCGCCGCCATCATCGGAGGGTTCGCCAGCACGTCCAACCTGGAGGCGGGCCGACGCTACGGACTCCCGACCGTCGGCACCGCGGCACACTCCTTCACGCTCCTGCACGACTCCGAGCGTGCGGCCTTCGAGGCCCAGGTCGCCTCCCTCGGCTGCGGGACGTCGCTGCTCGTGGACACGTACGACGTCGAACAGGGCGTGCGGACCGCCGTCGAGGTGGCCGGCCCCGAGCTCGGCGCCGTCCGGCTCGATTCCGGCGACCTCGTCGCCCAGGCGCGCTGGGTGCGCGAGCTCCTCGACGACCTCGGTAACCACAACACCAAGATCGTGGTGACGTCCGACCTCGACGAGTTCGCCATCGGGCTCCTCGCCGCGGCTCCCGTAGACTCCTACGGCGTCGGGACCTCCCTCGTCACGGGCTCGGGCGCGCCGACCGCGGGCATGGTCTACAAGCTGGTGAGCCGCCAGGACGACGACGGCACCTTCGTCTCCGTCGCCAAGGCCGCCATGAACAAGGCGTCCGTCGGGGGACTCAAGCACGCGCTGCGCCGCCTCGACGAGCACGGCACGGCGGAGGCAGAGGTCGTCGGCATCGGGATCAGCCCGGCCGACGACGGCAACGACCGGCCGCTGATGCAGGAGTTCGTCCGGGACGGCGTCGTCCTGCCCGGGTGGACCGGGCCCGAAGCCGTCGTCCGCGCCGCCGAGCGCCACCGCCAGTCGATTGCGGAGCTGCCCGGAGCCGTCCGGCGCCTGCAGCGCGGCGAACCAGTCATCCCCACCGAGTACGAGGAGGCACCATGA
- the clpS gene encoding ATP-dependent Clp protease adapter ClpS, producing MTVGFATGTDIQEEVRTSEKTDLDQPWVVVVWNDPVNLMSYVSFVFQTYFGYSEAKARTLMLEVHEQGRSAVVSGSREKVEQDTVALHSYGLWATFEKAGSN from the coding sequence ATGACAGTAGGCTTTGCGACCGGCACCGACATCCAAGAGGAGGTGCGGACGAGCGAGAAGACGGACCTCGACCAGCCCTGGGTGGTCGTCGTGTGGAACGACCCCGTGAACCTCATGAGCTACGTGAGCTTCGTCTTCCAGACCTACTTCGGCTACAGCGAGGCCAAGGCCCGCACGCTGATGCTCGAGGTCCACGAGCAGGGCCGCTCCGCCGTCGTGTCCGGCAGCCGCGAGAAGGTCGAACAGGACACCGTGGCGCTCCACTCCTACGGGCTGTGGGCCACCTTCGAGAAAGCCGGGAGCAACTAG
- a CDS encoding DUF2017 domain-containing protein has protein sequence MAKHFKSTRRGITGALEPGEARLLGALLDDVISMLEPETGPSEDPLAALVGMSGADADATAPDDSAVRRLLPDAVRGDDDEALAFRRLTERSLREQKIGALRGSALLIESSPMTLNDEQARLLAQALNDVRLVLADRLRIETEEDAERLHDIADSKDVDDVESYLALVYNFITWLQESLVQAMLKAARLER, from the coding sequence ATGGCGAAACACTTCAAATCGACGCGCCGCGGCATTACCGGGGCGCTGGAGCCGGGTGAGGCGCGCCTCCTGGGCGCCCTGCTCGACGACGTCATCTCGATGCTCGAACCCGAGACGGGCCCGAGCGAGGACCCGCTGGCCGCCCTCGTCGGCATGTCCGGTGCCGACGCCGACGCCACAGCACCCGACGACTCCGCCGTCCGGCGCCTCCTGCCCGACGCCGTCCGCGGCGACGACGACGAAGCCCTGGCCTTCCGCCGCCTGACGGAGCGCTCCCTGCGGGAGCAGAAGATCGGCGCGCTGCGCGGCAGCGCGCTGCTGATCGAGTCCAGCCCGATGACGCTCAACGACGAGCAGGCCCGGCTCCTCGCGCAGGCGCTGAACGATGTCCGGCTGGTCCTCGCCGACCGGCTCAGGATCGAGACGGAGGAGGACGCCGAGCGGCTCCACGACATCGCGGACTCGAAGGACGTCGACGACGTCGAGTCGTACCTCGCCCTCGTCTACAACTTCATCACCTGGCTCCAGGAATCCCTCGTGCAGGCCATGCTGAAGGCCGCCCGGCTGGAACGCTGA
- the murI gene encoding glutamate racemase, with protein sequence MSPEPANRDRSEAPIGIFDSGVGGLTVARAVIDQLPHESIMYVGDTANGPYGPLPIAQVRAHALGVMDELVDSGVKLLVIACNSASAAVLRDARERYTARYGIPVIEVIQPAVRRAVASTRSGRIGVIGTTATVGSRAYDDTFAAAPHLDVTSVACPAFVEFVEAGITGGPALLRTAEEYLEPLKEAGVDTVVLGCTHYPLLTGVISYVMGDAVTLVSSAEETAKDVYRALVSHGLERDSVDPGVHRFIATGDAGSFEVLARRFLGPEVLSVQHVDHVAAQYPTGSLARITPEMIAAAGFPRA encoded by the coding sequence ATGAGCCCAGAGCCAGCAAACAGGGACCGCAGCGAAGCGCCCATCGGCATTTTCGATTCCGGCGTCGGGGGACTCACGGTCGCGCGCGCCGTGATCGACCAGCTGCCCCACGAATCGATCATGTACGTCGGTGACACCGCGAACGGTCCGTACGGTCCCCTCCCGATCGCGCAGGTGCGCGCCCACGCGCTCGGCGTCATGGACGAGCTGGTGGACTCGGGCGTGAAGCTCCTCGTCATCGCCTGCAACTCGGCCTCCGCCGCCGTGCTCCGCGACGCGCGGGAACGCTACACGGCCCGCTACGGCATCCCCGTGATCGAGGTCATCCAGCCCGCCGTCCGCCGCGCCGTCGCGTCCACGCGGTCGGGCAGGATCGGCGTCATCGGTACGACGGCGACCGTCGGATCGCGTGCCTACGACGACACGTTCGCAGCCGCTCCCCACCTCGACGTGACGTCCGTGGCGTGCCCGGCCTTCGTCGAGTTCGTGGAGGCCGGGATCACCGGCGGGCCCGCCCTGCTGCGGACGGCCGAGGAGTACCTCGAACCCCTGAAGGAAGCCGGCGTCGACACGGTCGTCCTCGGCTGCACCCACTATCCGCTGCTGACCGGCGTCATCTCCTACGTCATGGGCGACGCCGTCACCCTCGTGTCCAGCGCGGAGGAGACGGCGAAGGACGTCTACCGCGCGCTCGTCTCCCACGGACTCGAGCGGGACAGCGTGGACCCCGGCGTGCACCGCTTCATCGCGACGGGCGACGCCGGGAGCTTCGAGGTGCTGGCGCGCCGCTTCCTCGGTCCGGAGGTCCTCAGCGTGCAGCACGTGGACCACGTCGCCGCGCAGTACCCGACCGGCAGCCTCGCACGGATCACACCCGAGATGATCGCCGCCGCAGGCTTCCCCCGCGCATGA
- a CDS encoding MBL fold metallo-hydrolase, with protein sequence MKLTIVGCSGSFPGPQSPASCYLLSAQHEGRTWRILLDLGNGSLGALQRYMDLREIDAIFLSHLHPDHCMDLCGLHVAVHWDPSGWGLPRIPVWGPAATADRMASAYGLEPDPGMHEDFDFQSWRNRAPVTVGPFTITPYQVLHPIEEAYALRVEVTEADAQGAVRTHVLTYSGDTDACDGLVDAARDADVFLCEAAFHEGRDDGISGVHLTGKRAGDVATRASAKRLLLTHLPVWNDASLAVSEARQSYDGHLAVAVAGVSYTV encoded by the coding sequence ATGAAACTGACCATCGTGGGATGCAGCGGGTCCTTTCCCGGGCCGCAGTCGCCGGCCTCCTGCTACCTCCTCAGTGCGCAGCACGAGGGCCGCACCTGGCGCATCCTGCTCGACCTCGGCAACGGCTCGCTCGGTGCCCTGCAGCGGTACATGGACCTGCGCGAGATCGACGCCATCTTCCTGTCCCACCTCCACCCCGACCACTGCATGGACCTGTGCGGACTCCATGTCGCGGTGCACTGGGATCCGTCGGGCTGGGGGCTGCCCCGCATCCCCGTCTGGGGACCCGCCGCGACCGCCGACAGGATGGCGAGCGCCTACGGGCTCGAACCCGACCCGGGCATGCACGAGGACTTCGACTTCCAGTCCTGGCGGAACCGTGCTCCGGTGACCGTCGGCCCGTTCACGATCACCCCGTATCAGGTCCTCCACCCCATCGAGGAGGCGTACGCGCTGCGGGTGGAGGTGACCGAGGCGGATGCGCAGGGTGCGGTCCGCACGCATGTCCTCACCTACTCGGGCGATACCGATGCATGCGACGGACTGGTGGATGCGGCCCGCGACGCGGACGTCTTCCTCTGCGAGGCCGCCTTCCATGAGGGCCGCGACGACGGCATCTCCGGGGTCCACCTCACGGGGAAACGGGCCGGGGACGTCGCGACGAGGGCGTCCGCCAAGCGACTCCTGCTGACCCACCTCCCGGTCTGGAACGACGCGAGCCTCGCCGTGAGCGAGGCACGCCAGAGCTATGACGGCCATCTCGCCGTCGCGGTCGCGGGAGTCTCGTACACGGTGTGA
- the rph gene encoding ribonuclease PH: MTPPNTPLPSPASNAAPVLRADGRTPDQLRNISITRGWSKQAEGSALIEFGNTRVLCTASLTSGVPRWLKGEGKGWVTAEYAMLPRATNTRSDRESVKGKIGGRTHEISRLIGRSLRSIIDTKALGENTIVLDCDVLQADGGTRTAAITGAYVALADAIRYAKDKKLIPASASPLTDTVAAISVGIIDGIPMLDLPYVEDVRAETDMNVVVTGSGKFVEVQGTAEGAPFDRAELDALLDLALLGTAQLAQIQIDTLRDSSGA, translated from the coding sequence ATGACTCCCCCGAACACACCCCTGCCGTCCCCTGCCAGCAACGCCGCGCCCGTGCTGCGGGCGGATGGCAGGACGCCCGACCAGCTGCGCAACATCAGCATCACCCGCGGCTGGTCGAAGCAGGCGGAAGGCTCCGCCCTCATCGAGTTCGGCAACACGCGCGTGCTCTGCACGGCCTCCCTGACCAGCGGAGTACCCCGCTGGCTCAAGGGTGAGGGCAAGGGCTGGGTCACCGCCGAATACGCCATGCTTCCCCGCGCCACCAACACCCGCTCGGACCGCGAATCCGTCAAGGGCAAAATCGGCGGCAGGACGCACGAGATCTCGCGGCTGATCGGCCGGTCGCTGCGGTCGATCATCGACACGAAGGCGCTGGGGGAGAACACGATCGTGCTCGACTGCGACGTCCTGCAGGCCGACGGCGGCACGCGCACGGCAGCGATCACGGGAGCCTACGTCGCGCTCGCCGACGCCATCCGCTACGCCAAGGACAAGAAGCTCATCCCGGCCTCGGCCTCCCCGCTGACGGACACGGTGGCCGCCATCAGCGTGGGGATCATCGACGGCATCCCCATGCTGGACCTCCCGTACGTCGAGGACGTCCGCGCCGAGACGGACATGAACGTCGTCGTCACCGGGTCGGGGAAGTTCGTCGAGGTGCAGGGAACAGCGGAGGGTGCGCCCTTCGACCGGGCCGAGCTCGACGCGCTCCTGGACCTCGCCCTGCTCGGAACCGCACAGCTCGCGCAGATCCAGATCGACACCCTCCGGGACTCTTCCGGTGCCTGA
- the rdgB gene encoding RdgB/HAM1 family non-canonical purine NTP pyrophosphatase gives MPEAPRLVLATHNAGKLRELRELLRGQVPGLDVDTQVIDAAAAGAPDVVESGVTFEENALLKAEQTAQATGLIAVADDSGLAVDILGGAPGIFSARWAGRHGDDAANLELLLAQLSDIPAGRRGAAFVCAAALAVPGNPAGRRTERGELRGSLLTAPRGTGGFGYDPILVPEGLDRSCAELAPDEKNAISHRGIAFRALLPHLIDALS, from the coding sequence GTGCCTGAGGCTCCCCGGCTGGTCCTCGCCACCCACAACGCCGGCAAGCTGCGGGAACTGCGCGAGCTGCTGCGCGGCCAGGTGCCCGGGCTCGACGTCGACACGCAGGTCATCGATGCCGCCGCAGCAGGCGCGCCGGATGTCGTCGAGAGCGGCGTTACCTTCGAGGAGAACGCCCTGCTCAAGGCGGAGCAGACCGCGCAGGCCACGGGCCTCATCGCTGTCGCGGACGACTCCGGTCTCGCCGTCGACATCCTCGGCGGAGCGCCGGGGATCTTCTCGGCCCGGTGGGCCGGGAGGCACGGCGACGACGCCGCCAACCTCGAACTCCTCCTGGCGCAGCTCTCCGATATCCCGGCCGGCCGGCGGGGAGCCGCGTTCGTCTGTGCCGCTGCCCTCGCGGTCCCGGGGAACCCGGCCGGACGTCGTACCGAGCGGGGCGAGCTCCGGGGCTCGCTGCTGACGGCGCCCCGCGGAACTGGAGGCTTCGGGTACGATCCCATCCTCGTGCCCGAAGGGCTCGACCGGAGCTGCGCCGAACTCGCGCCCGACGAGAAGAACGCCATCAGCCACCGCGGCATCGCGTTCCGCGCACTGCTGCCGCACCTCATCGACGCGCTCTCCTGA
- a CDS encoding DedA family protein — MQTVQAVQVAAATTTSDGSALGSVTDWAVNLMETIGAPGAGLAIALENLFPPLPSEVILPLAGFTASRGNFSLFEAILWTTLGSVVGAYALYVLGAWLGRDRMRRLVSKVPLIDIEDVDKVEAWFNRHGYRAVFFGRMIPLFRSLISIPAGIERMPVGKFLLLTTAGSLIWNTIFVLAGFYLGENWHVVEQYANTFQKIVIVAVVLFAAYFVFSKIRKHRAKKRVQ, encoded by the coding sequence ATCCAGACAGTCCAGGCAGTCCAGGTCGCAGCGGCGACCACGACGTCGGACGGCTCCGCCCTCGGCAGCGTCACGGACTGGGCGGTGAACCTGATGGAGACCATCGGCGCTCCCGGTGCGGGCCTCGCCATCGCCCTCGAGAACCTCTTCCCGCCGCTCCCGAGCGAGGTCATCCTGCCCCTGGCCGGCTTCACGGCGAGCCGCGGCAACTTCTCGCTGTTCGAGGCCATCCTGTGGACCACCCTGGGCTCGGTCGTCGGCGCGTACGCGCTGTACGTCCTCGGCGCATGGCTCGGGCGCGACCGCATGCGGCGGCTCGTCTCCAAGGTGCCCCTCATCGACATCGAGGACGTGGACAAGGTCGAGGCGTGGTTCAACCGGCACGGCTACCGGGCCGTGTTCTTCGGGAGGATGATCCCGCTCTTCCGGAGCCTCATCTCGATCCCGGCCGGGATCGAGCGCATGCCGGTGGGCAAGTTCCTGCTGCTCACCACGGCGGGCAGCCTGATCTGGAACACCATCTTCGTGCTGGCGGGCTTCTACCTCGGTGAGAACTGGCACGTCGTCGAGCAGTACGCGAACACGTTCCAGAAGATCGTGATCGTCGCCGTCGTCCTGTTCGCCGCCTACTTCGTCTTCTCCAAGATCCGCAAGCACCGGGCGAAGAAAAGGGTGCAGTGA
- a CDS encoding GNAT family N-acetyltransferase, translated as MTGTPDPLVQVWPLFGLVITTPRLVLTPVRDEHLPGLVDAVLAGVHDPAEMPFSIPWTDAPRDVLITETAKHQWRLRAGVTAADWTLNFAVLHEERVIGVQDLAARSFPVLRRVRSGSWLTRSLQGQGFGTEMRAAVLQFAFDHLGATSAASEAADWNRASLGVSRRLGYVPNGTSLVEARRGEVEILQNVLLAPEDFVRPDWTADVQGAEAALAFLTPGPD; from the coding sequence GTGACCGGAACGCCCGATCCACTGGTGCAGGTCTGGCCGCTGTTCGGTTTGGTCATCACCACACCCCGCCTCGTCCTGACGCCGGTGCGGGACGAGCACCTGCCGGGCCTGGTCGACGCGGTGCTCGCGGGTGTCCACGACCCTGCGGAGATGCCCTTCAGCATCCCGTGGACCGACGCCCCGCGGGACGTCCTGATCACCGAGACGGCGAAGCACCAGTGGCGTCTCCGGGCCGGAGTCACCGCCGCCGACTGGACACTCAACTTCGCCGTGCTCCACGAGGAGCGAGTCATCGGCGTCCAGGACCTCGCGGCCCGCTCGTTCCCGGTGCTGCGCCGCGTCCGCTCGGGCTCTTGGCTCACGCGGTCGCTCCAGGGGCAGGGCTTCGGCACGGAGATGCGCGCGGCGGTGCTGCAGTTCGCGTTCGACCACCTCGGCGCGACGTCGGCGGCCTCGGAGGCCGCGGACTGGAACCGGGCGTCGCTGGGCGTGTCACGCCGCCTCGGCTACGTCCCGAACGGTACCTCCCTGGTGGAAGCCCGCCGCGGCGAGGTGGAGATTCTGCAGAACGTCCTGCTCGCCCCTGAGGACTTCGTGCGGCCGGACTGGACCGCCGACGTGCAGGGTGCCGAGGCAGCGCTCGCCTTCCTTACTCCGGGCCCCGACTGA
- a CDS encoding HAD family hydrolase, with product MARDDSSRRWFLFDYGNVISTAPTPSDWEALTEATGVPDLAAPTSGYWQHRHAFDAGAFTSGEYWSLVCARPTGPVRSAWLDVLDGNQWSHLNLETLDVLEDLDARGERLALLSNMPAPMVSQFASAPWAHLFRHRFFSSSLRLVKPSTAVFDHVLTELAVEPGLVTFIDDSPANIAAARALGIDARLFGPTSDLSRLLAPAAPGTGLQDAAQAPGPAVSRGPE from the coding sequence ATGGCCCGTGATGACAGCTCCCGCCGGTGGTTCCTCTTCGACTACGGCAACGTGATCTCCACCGCCCCCACGCCCTCCGACTGGGAGGCGCTCACGGAGGCGACCGGGGTGCCGGACCTGGCCGCACCGACGTCGGGCTACTGGCAGCACCGCCATGCCTTCGACGCCGGCGCCTTCACGTCCGGCGAGTACTGGTCCCTCGTCTGCGCACGACCCACAGGACCGGTGAGGTCGGCGTGGCTGGACGTCCTCGACGGCAACCAGTGGTCGCACCTGAACCTCGAGACCCTGGATGTCCTCGAGGACCTCGACGCCCGGGGCGAGCGCCTGGCGCTGCTCTCGAACATGCCGGCGCCCATGGTGTCCCAGTTCGCCTCCGCGCCGTGGGCTCACCTGTTTCGCCACCGCTTCTTCAGCTCGTCCCTGCGGCTCGTCAAGCCGTCGACCGCCGTCTTCGACCACGTGCTGACCGAACTCGCGGTGGAACCGGGCCTCGTCACCTTCATCGACGACTCGCCGGCGAACATCGCGGCCGCGCGCGCGCTCGGGATCGACGCCCGGCTGTTCGGCCCGACGTCCGACCTCTCCCGCCTGCTCGCCCCCGCGGCGCCCGGGACGGGGCTGCAGGACGCGGCGCAGGCACCCGGACCAGCGGTCAGTCGGGGCCCGGAGTAA
- a CDS encoding exonuclease domain-containing protein — MGIAFTAIDFETANGFRGSPCAVGLTKVRDGRIVEEASWLMRPPVGHDHFDSRNIAIHGITSSMVEDAPRFGELFPEIGGFIGSDVLVAHNAAFDLGVIRSALEVSALAGPAWDYACTVVLARKSYSLPSYSLPFVAEAAGVPLLNHHDAVEDARACAGIMIDIARRYDAPTVEDVLGCHNLPLSRAEPYAPGVDELSKATRTALGRGSSPSGWSGWPEEGENPHANAQADPRHPLYGQTVVFTGNLGISRPQAKERAASLGAQPASAVTRRTTVLVVGDGFVASDLRNGRVTGKARRVLELHERGQAIEVLSEAEFLQMTGGRWPADSQ, encoded by the coding sequence GTGGGAATAGCGTTCACGGCCATCGACTTCGAGACTGCGAATGGCTTTCGCGGCTCCCCGTGCGCCGTCGGGCTGACCAAGGTCAGGGACGGCCGGATCGTGGAAGAGGCGTCCTGGTTGATGCGCCCACCCGTCGGGCACGACCACTTCGACTCCCGCAACATCGCCATCCACGGCATCACCTCCAGCATGGTCGAGGACGCTCCCCGCTTCGGGGAGCTGTTTCCCGAGATCGGCGGTTTCATCGGATCGGACGTCCTGGTCGCGCACAATGCGGCCTTCGACCTCGGGGTGATCCGGTCCGCGCTCGAGGTGTCCGCGCTCGCGGGCCCGGCGTGGGACTACGCCTGCACCGTCGTGCTCGCGCGGAAGAGCTACTCGCTGCCCTCCTACTCGCTCCCGTTCGTCGCGGAGGCCGCCGGAGTGCCGCTGCTGAACCATCACGACGCCGTCGAGGACGCGCGGGCTTGCGCGGGCATCATGATCGATATCGCCCGCCGGTACGACGCGCCGACCGTGGAGGACGTGCTCGGTTGCCACAACCTCCCGCTGTCGCGGGCGGAGCCGTACGCCCCGGGCGTGGACGAACTGTCGAAGGCGACGCGCACGGCGCTCGGGCGGGGCTCGTCGCCGTCGGGCTGGTCCGGCTGGCCGGAGGAGGGCGAGAATCCGCACGCCAATGCGCAGGCGGATCCGCGGCATCCGCTCTACGGGCAGACCGTCGTCTTCACCGGGAACCTCGGCATCTCCCGTCCGCAGGCGAAGGAACGCGCCGCGAGCCTCGGAGCGCAGCCGGCGAGTGCCGTCACCCGCCGGACCACCGTGCTGGTGGTGGGCGACGGCTTCGTCGCGTCGGACCTGCGCAACGGGCGCGTGACCGGTAAGGCGCGCCGCGTCCTGGAGCTCCACGAGCGGGGCCAGGCGATCGAGGTGCTCTCCGAGGCCGAGTTCCTGCAGATGACCGGCGGCCGGTGGCCTGCCGACAGCCAGTAG
- a CDS encoding SDR family NAD(P)-dependent oxidoreductase, translated as MWNPADLPLLSGRRILVTGGTAGLGYFACEQLAGAGAAVLLAARSEDRARRAIRAIRSRYPDADVTFQPLDLADLASVRAAATRIAAGPPLSGLLANAGVVGSPERRSTADGFELQFGTNHLGHYALIAILLPALSTAGTRIVHLGSISHRWARLTPSSLQPSSYRNASAYATSKLAVMAFGFELARRLELTGSAATSVVAHPGLALGMFTPDRPGVPTHREAPRWRQRVMEPVAQGKDDGAWPLVRATVDPDIPNGAYCGPDGWFQLRGRPALVPAKPHARESNAASRLIDLSADLTGLRLRFP; from the coding sequence ATGTGGAATCCCGCCGACCTCCCCCTGCTGTCCGGCCGGCGCATCCTCGTGACGGGCGGCACTGCCGGGCTCGGCTACTTCGCCTGCGAACAGCTCGCCGGCGCGGGTGCGGCCGTTCTTCTGGCAGCGCGCAGCGAGGACAGGGCACGGCGCGCCATTCGGGCCATCCGCAGCCGGTATCCCGATGCCGACGTCACCTTCCAGCCCCTCGACCTGGCCGACCTGGCGTCGGTCCGTGCCGCCGCAACGAGGATTGCAGCGGGCCCACCCCTGTCCGGACTGCTCGCCAACGCCGGAGTGGTCGGATCGCCGGAGCGGCGTTCGACCGCGGACGGCTTCGAACTGCAGTTCGGCACCAACCATCTGGGCCACTACGCCCTGATCGCAATCCTCCTGCCGGCGCTGAGCACCGCCGGGACGAGGATCGTCCATCTCGGCAGCATCAGCCACCGCTGGGCGCGCCTGACGCCGTCGTCCCTCCAGCCGTCGTCGTACCGCAACGCGAGCGCATACGCGACGTCGAAGCTCGCGGTGATGGCGTTCGGTTTCGAACTCGCGCGGCGCCTTGAGCTGACCGGCAGCGCGGCGACGAGCGTGGTCGCCCATCCCGGCCTCGCCCTCGGCATGTTCACGCCGGATCGGCCGGGCGTCCCCACGCACAGGGAGGCGCCCCGCTGGAGGCAGCGCGTGATGGAGCCGGTTGCACAGGGCAAGGACGACGGCGCCTGGCCGCTCGTGCGGGCGACGGTCGACCCCGACATCCCGAACGGCGCCTACTGCGGGCCCGACGGCTGGTTCCAGCTCAGGGGCCGCCCCGCGCTCGTGCCCGCGAAGCCGCATGCGCGCGAGAGCAACGCGGCGTCGCGGCTCATCGACCTGTCGGCCGATCTCACCGGTCTACGGCTCCGTTTCCCGTAG